The Theileria orientalis strain Shintoku DNA, chromosome 2, complete genome genome has a window encoding:
- a CDS encoding U1 small nuclear ribonucleoprotein, translated as MSALGMPPHLLVLFQARPPLERVDPLPNKPVRQIDGISDFLDSFSKEEPPKKEPFETPRQRRDKRKRERLIRYEEELKRRVESYDPKYDPRLARGGTSSWLTHDPYRTLFVANIAYEVTERQLCKEFEVYGKIRRVRMIHDRKNKPRGYAFIEFESERDMVLAYKRGDGKKISGRRVIVDVERARTVEGWLPRRLGGGKGRSRRAPPKFYDGRPLVPRDHTN; from the coding sequence ATGTCAGCTCTTGGTATGCCTCCGCACCTTCTTGTATTATTTCAAGCTAGGCCGCCACTAGAGCGAGTGGATCCATTACCAAATAAACCTGTAAGGCAAATTGACGGTATATCTGATTTTTTGGACTCATTTAGTAAAGAGGAACCGCCAAAGAAGGAGCCATTCGAAACTCCAAGACAGAGGCGGGATAAAAGGAAGCGAGAACGCCTTATTAGATACGAAGAAGAATTAAAGAGAAGAGTGGAGTCCTATGACCCTAAATATGATCCAAGGTTGGCAAGGGGAGGAACATCCAGTTGGTTGACCCATGACCCCTATAGAACACTTTTTGTGGCAAACATCGCATACGAAGTCACAGAAAGACAACTCTGTAAGGAGTTTGAAGTCTACGGGAAAATAAGAAGAGTTCGTATGATACACGATCGCAAAAATAAGCCCAGAGGATACGCCTTTATAGAGTTCGAATCGGAACGCGACATGGTACTGGCTTACAAGAGAGGAGATGGCAAAAAAATATCAGGAAGGAGAGTAATCGTGGACGTGGAAAGAGCTAGGACAGTGGAAGGATGGCTTCCGAGAAGATTGGGAGGCGGAAAGGGGAGATCGAGGAGAGCGCCACCCAAGTTTTATGATGGAAGGCCACTGGTGCCACGAGATcatacaaattaa
- a CDS encoding small GTPase, with amino-acid sequence MPEITIDNPGIPLFRLTLLGSPRSGKTFLANSIVNNLAPPVYKHTYLPELYYYVHKLSIDANFEGSSYDDVNTFCFEIEDTTTDANIITFMDMRSFRYEFYEESQNYVPFAYYDPPKVPLNYNDTYSPVAQRRMSFLVLFDVTSSESYLNALAIIELLLGRNDYVGVYEPVVALVANKIDLVRSDHEVFAMAETYTQSKNIPFYRVSSLTRKNVKGMMREVALLIYGNVRLWELVLTNG; translated from the exons ATGCCTGAAATCACCATTGATAACCCTGGCATTCCCCTCTTTCGTCTCACTCTCCTGGGCTCTCCGCGTTCCGGGAAGACCTTTTTGGCCAACTCCATCGTCAACAACTTGGCTCCTCCTGTTTACAAGCACACCTACCTCCCCGA GCTCTACTACTACGTTCACAAGCTTTCCATCGACGCCAACTTCGAGGGCTCTTCTTATGACGATGTGAACACCTTCTGCTTCGAGATCGAGGACACCACCACTGACGCCAACATCATCACCTTCATGGACATGCGGAGCTTCCGAT ACGAGTTTTACGAGGAGTCTCAGAATTACGTGCCCTTCGCTTACTACGATCCTCCTAAGGTGCCTCTCAACTACAACGACACCTACTCCCCTGTTGCTCAGCGGCGCATGTCCTTCCTCGTTTTGTTCGACGTGACTTCCAGCGAGTCCTATCTCAACGCTCTCGCTATCATTGAGCTTCTTCTCGGCCGCAATGACTACGTCGGCGTTTACGAGCCCGTCGTCGCTCTTGTTGCCAACAAAATCGACCTCGTTCGATCTGACCATGAGGTCTTCGCCATGGCTGAGACTTACACTCAGAGCAAGAACATCCCCTTTTACCGCGTCTCATCTCTCACTCGCAAGAACGTGAAGGGCATGATGCGCGAAGTTGCTCTTCTCATTTACGGGAACGTGCGTCTTTGGGAGCTCGTGCTAACAAACGGCTAA
- a CDS encoding brain protein 44-like: protein MSSFLFYILLLYIRPISSKLINHGGVSLTTELMPHTEENKSLKYSRNNIYGLDGSSSGNFFESEKDQEGRPIDKYKTLKEGSDTKDENNNRTPTQIVRARTCMVCPLMMTSSVKKALKHSLRALKLFLVPSHFSKTGLQTLYITTGLSTVVSLILVAVGLSENVFNELRTNWAFQGEMLKWNVETYTRLGMLLMSVDLLFKVVVLRLNLLKSLKDSNFFETVNWMGTNLGRADDTKLKKLFGALTNGFVLTKMGLMTALHYLFMKSNWNTGAFILDREGSRSATQAAFGLLLFGLFEYAVDSLNSQPVSRLTNVEHLLEPLAFRANQVQRELNQELMDAFHRLPGFLQGLMKKRSRLFLKLKNLNEGLKLMYSPDLETLVLLLNTVMAFYSNSAAGMYLVTWQYLASIVVDVLNDTEKSVLTKGGSHDSLGLLSATVSVGPLALLFTYHSYGCSPMKVKNYFFTTHFWGPVANWGFVIAGISEMSKNPERISPRMTGVLCVYSILFMRFALVVKPRNLLLFSCHFCNSSVQAYNYYRRAKGSSLSQRDLSSPDTDPCTIGSALLRPPPPWSVGNGRTEDPPPRPPCKAST, encoded by the exons ATGAGTTCGTTCTTGTTTTacatattgttattatacataaGGCCAATTTCGTCTAAGTTGATAAATCACGGGGGTGTGTCACTCACCACG GAGCTGATGCCACACACAGAGGAGAACAAATCGTTAAAATATAGCAGGAATAACATATATGGGCTTGATGGATCATCAAGTGGAAACTTTTTTGAGAGCGAAAAAGACCAGGAAGGCAGACCgatagataaatataaaacttTAAAGGAAGGATCAGACACtaaagatgaaaataacaatCGAACTCCCACTCAAATTGTGCGAGCGAGAACGTGTATGGTGTGCCCGTTAATGATGACGAGTTCAGTGAAAAAGGCACTAAAACATTCGTTAAGAGCGCTGAAGCTGTTCCTAGTGCCGTCGCACTTTTCTAAGACGGGGCTGCAAACACTCTACATCACCACGGGCCTCTCAACGGTGGTTAGCCTAATCCTAGTGGCAGTGGGACTCTCGGAAAACGTGTTCAACGAATTGAGGACGAACTGGGCGTTCCAGGGAGAAATGCTCAAGTGGAACGTGGAGACGTACACGAGGCTGGGAATGCTACTGATGTCAGTGGACCTGCTCTTCAAGGTCGTGGTCCTGCGCCtaaacctgctgaagagcCTCAAGGACTCGAACTTCTTCGAAACGGTAAACTGGATGGGCACGAACCTGGGCAGGGCGGACGacacgaagctgaagaagctgttcGGAGCGCTCACGAACGGCTTCGTGCTGACGAAGATGGGACTGATGACGGCGCTGCACTACCTGTTCATGAAGAGCAACTGGAACACGGGCGCCTTCATCCTGGACAGGGAGGGCTCGAGGTCAGCAACCCAGGCGGCCTTCGGGCTCCTGCTCTTCGGCCTGTTCGAGTACGCGGTCGACTCACTCAACTCACAGCCGGTGAGCAGACTGACAAACGTGGAACACCTGCTGGAGCCGCTGGCGTTCAGAGCGAACCAGGTGCAGCGGGAGTTGAACCAGGAGCTCATGGACGCGTTCCACAGGCTCCCTGGCTTCCTGCAGGGGCTCATGAAAAAGAGGTCGCGCCTCTTCCTGAAGCTCAAGAACCTGAACGAGGGCCTGAAGCTCATGTACTCGCCGGACCTGGAGACGCTGGTCCTCCTGCTCAACACCGTGATGGCGTTCTACTCGAACAGCGCCGCGGGGATGTACTTGGTAACCTGGCAGTACCTGGCCTCAATCGTGGTGGACGTGCTGAACGACACGGAAAAGTCGGTACTGACCAAGGGAGGATCTCACGACAGCTTGGGCCTGCTGAGCGC GACCGTCTCCGTCGGCCCCTTGGCCTTACTTTTCACTTATCACTCATATGGTTGTAGTCCGATGAAGGTTAAAAACTACTTTTTCACCACCCACTTTTGGGGGCCCGTCGCGAATTGGGGCTTCGTGATCGCCGGGATCTCGGAGATGTCCAAGAATCCCGAGCGAATATCTCCCAGGATGACCGGGGTCCTCTGCGTTTACAGCATCCTGTTCATGCGCTTCGCGCTCGTGGTGAAGCCGCGCAACCTTCTTCTCTTCAGTTGCCACTTTTGCAACTCCTCCGTCCAGGCCTACAACTACTACAG AAGAGCAAAAGGCTCCAGTCTATCGCAGCGTGACCTCTCGTCACCGGACACGGACCCGTGCACGAT TGGCTCTGCGCTCCTCCGGCCGCCGCCTCCATGGTCCGTCGGCAATGGTCGCACAGAAGACCCTCCTCCACGTCCTCCCTGTAAAGCCAGCACCTAA
- a CDS encoding NADH-cytochrome b5 reductase: MGPPADLDVEIYLKKEKIGINLKNIVDEYIYDLELVKKVKTSPTSFLFVFEYTEDIANIIEVDIFSAFVFIGTHHQPTVPGLWNNRPLEDQGGLVRRKYAPIYIDVDKRQIHFLIRIYRQSELYPDGGKLTRYLDDILVTEQVNITSWRSKHKVVSNNVIKSLATKVEFETLNLAAGGTGITPFVRLLNYYQDLPVDINLVYCNSSVEEIMLKQVFDKFADINKRLKVTYLVSKRERESEGVVEGRISQEVVEAKFENTEGALCLFCGPPGFNDLISHLNRFVAKAIVLSKLVKLRLAQPLLKGSVEDSNRSMSASIKAVGFLSKIVPILKMSQAWANKSPVSSTTALGARKKGSVRLHNREEQVWRVLRPGRERETKHLRWRK, encoded by the exons ATGGGTCCTCCTGCTGATTTGGATGTGGAAATATActtgaagaaggagaagataggaataaatttaaaaaatatagtcGACGAATACATATATGACCTGGAGCTAGTAAAAAAAGTGAAAACATCTCCCACATCGTTCTTATTCGTATTTGAATACACAGAGGACATTGCAAACATCATAGAAGTGGATATATTTTCAGCTTTTGTATTCATAGGAACACACCATCAGCCGACAGTGCCAGGATTGTG GAACAATAGGCCATTGGAAGATCAAGGAGGCCTAGTGAGAAGAAAGTACGCACCAATATATATTGACGTCGACAAGCGGCAGATCCACTTCCTGATAAGAATTTACCGCCAAAGTGAACTGTACCCGGACGGAGGTAAGCTGACGAGGTACCTGGACGATATACTGGTCACGGAGCAGGTGAACATAACAAGCTGGAGATC GAAGCATAAGGTGGTCAGCAACAACGTGATCAAGTCGCTGGCGACGAAAGTTGAATTTGAAACGTTGAATTTGGCAGCAGGAGGAACGGGAATAACGCCCTTTGTAAGGTTGCTAAACTACTACCAGGACTTACCGGTGGACATAAACCTCGTCTACTGCAACAGCTCAGTAGAGGAGATTATGCTAAAGCAAGTGTTTGATAAGTTCGCagacataaataaaaggtTGAAAGTAACGTATCTGGTGTCAAAAAGAGAAAGGGAGAGCGAAGGAGTGGTGGAGGGAAGAATATCGCAGGAAGTAGTGGAAGCGAAGTTCGAAAACACGGAAGGAGCACTGTGCCTGTTCTGCGGACCGCCAGGCTTCAACGACCTGAT AAGCCACTTGAATAGATTTGTCGCAAAGGCAATAGTTTTGTCGAAGCTGGTTAAGTTGAGGCTAGCACAGCCGCTACTGAAGGGGAGCGTGGAGGACTCGAACAGAAGCATGAGCGCCTCAATAAAGGCAGTGGGCTTCCTCTCGAAGATTGTACCAATACTGAAGATGTCGCAGGCATGGGCAAACAAGTCGCCAGTGTCCTCAACGACGGCATTGGGAGCAAGGAAGAAGGGCTCAGTGAGACTCCACAACAGGGAGGAGCAGGTGTGGAGAGTGCTGAGGCCAGGCCGTGAGAGGGAAACGAAGCACCTGAGGTGGAGAAAGTAG